TCCAGCCAGCTCAGGTACGGGTACGTGGGCCGCGAGGCACACAGCACCTTCACCCCGGGCGGCAGCGCGTGCGGCAGGAAGCGCGGCAGCGGGTTTGAGCCACCCGGCTCGCCCTCGACCTCGTCGAGGCCATCCACCACCAGCACCAGCCGCTCATTGCGCGGCTTCAGTTCCTTGTCCGAGACCCGTTGCAACAGCTCGCGCAGGCGCGTCTCGGGGCGTGCATTGGAATCCGCCAGCTCGGGGTACAGCCGCTCCACCTGTGCCGCCAGGTTGCGCTTGACCACCTCGGGCCGGTCCCAGTCCTCCACGCCGCGCCGCAGGAAATGGTGCGGTGGCACCGGGAGCCCCGCGCCCTCGCGCTGCTTCAGCCACTCGGCCAGCAGCGCGCTCTTGCCCATTCCCGGTCCGCCCTTGACCAGCACCCACCCGCGCGAGGGACCGCCCACCAGGAGCTCGTCCAACTCGGCCATCACGTCCTCACGCCCGAGCAGTTCCTCGTGGCGTCCCCGCTCCAACTGGAAGTCGATGATGTCGCTTGCCATGCTTGCCCGGCATGCTACCAGAGCGCCCCCATCCACTTCGTGGGATGCCCTTCGATGATGCCCCTCCGCATCCGGGCAGGTGCCTGCATGCTCCTGCCCCTCATCCTCCTGGCGTGCAGTACTCCGCGCCCTGTCCCCTTGGAGCGCTTCCAGCCTTCTATGGAATCCACCGTGTGTGGGGAATGAAGATGAGCTCCAAACTGGAAGATCTCTTGAGTTCCCTCGAAGCATTGTCCAAACAGCACGCCAGCGAACCGGATGCAGTGGCAACCATCGAGACGGCCGCCAAGGCACTCTTCTTCCTTCAGCATGTTGGCCGATTGAAGGACTTCTGGGAGTACGCAAGGGTCTTCAACACAGAAGAGGCCTGGCCGAAGCCCTTGCGTTCCTTCGGCACCCGCGACGAGGCACTTGCCTGGCTACGAGCCCAAGCGACGGTCCCCTACGAGACGGTCATTGCGGTAGCAGGCGCGCTCCACAACGTCACACACATGCGCAACGGGGAGTGGATCTTCATCCGCCTTCCTTCCCGTGAGGAGTTGGACGCAATGGAGGACTCGGAGGACTGAGCGTCCCTCCGAAGCATCAAGGACCGGGCGCGGGCATGGAACCGGGAGCCCAGAGCCGCCCCAGGTCCAGTGGTTCGGCGTCGAAGGGCTCGGCATGAACCACGTCCCCACCTCCGTACCGGGCGAGCCGCCAACCTCGCGCTCCTCGCCGGTAGACCTCCAGTGTGTGCACCCGCGGGTCCACCAGCCACGCGTGGCTCACGCCCTCTTGATTCTTCTCAGCGTGCCGCGCGGGCCAGTCCCGCCACGCCCAGCACCACGCCGCCCGCCAGCGCGAGGAGGCCCGCCGTCGCCGACACGCGCTTCCACAGCGGCGTCGGCGGCACCGGTCCATACGGGCCCACGCCCTGCGCCACCGAATGGAAGAGATTGCCCTCGGGCCGGGTGATGGGCTCGTCCTTCATCTGCATCCGCGCGCCGAACCGGCCCATCAACGCCTTGCCCAGCTTCGGCAACAGCGCGTTCACCCACAACAGCAACCGCCCCCCGAGGAACACCGGCACCACCGTCCTCCCCGGCCGCAGCGCGCACGCCACCACCGCTCGCGCCGCCACGTCCGTGTCATACGTCGGCGGCACCGGCTTGGGCGCCAGGCCGAACATCGTCGGCGCGTGCGCGAACATGTTCGTCGCCACCGAGGGCACCAGCACGTTGGACACCTGAATCCCCGTGCCCACCAGCTCCATCTCCAGACACTGCGCCCACCCCAGTGTCGCGTGCTTGCTCGCGCTGTACGCCGCCAGTAGCGGCGCCGAGCCCTTGGACAGCATCGACTGCACGTTGAGGATGTGCCCGCTGCCCTGTGCCTTGAAGTGTGGCAGCACCGCCCGCGCGAAGCGCATGAAGCCAAACACGTTGATGTCGAAGGTGCGTGTGAGGTGCTCCCACGGCAGCTCGTCGAAGAAACCGTACGACTGCACCGCCGCGTCGTTCACCAGGATGTCCACCCGGCCGTAGTGCGTCAGGCACTCGCGCACCACCTGCTCCACGTCCTCCTGCACCGTCACGTCTCCGGGCACCGAGATGCACTCCACGCCCTTCGCTTCCAGCTCGTGGCGCAGCTTCTCCAGCGCCTCCGCCCGGCGCGCGGTGATGCACAGCTTCACCCCCGCCTCGCCCAGGCGCACCGCCGCCTGCCAGCCCACTCCGCTCGACGCCCCCGTCACGATGGCGACCTTGCCCTTCAGGTCCTGGCGAGCCATGTCCTCTCCCCTGTCCGAGCCACACACTCCCGCTCGGAAGGATGGGAATTCCCGCCCCCTCCGCGCACCCTGTCCCCGCGTCCCCCGCCTGCCCGCCCGGGTGCCGTGGTGCCGGACGACCTTGGACGTCCACTGGTGAACGCAACCCCGTGGCCTCTCCCTCCTGCCCCCATCAGGTCGGGTGAAGCTTCACAACCTATGAGCTCGATGCTCGATGCCGTCGTGGTGGGCGCCGGTCCCAACGGGCTCGCCGCCGCCATCTCCCTGGCACGCGCGGGCCGCTCGGTGCGCGTCTTCGAGGCCGGCCCCACTCCCGGCGGTGGCGCGCGCTCGGCAGAGCTCACCCTCCCCGGCTTCGTCCACGACGTCTGCTCCGCCATCCACCCGCTCGCCGCCGCCTCGCCCTTCTTCCGCCAGTTGCCCCTCGGGGCCCATGGGCTGGAGTGGATCCACCCCGACGCGCCCCTCGCCCACCCGCTCGACGAGGGCACCGCCGCCGTCCTCGAGCGCTCCCTCGAGGCCACCGCCCAGGGGCTCGGCCCCGACGCCGAGCGCTATGTGAAGTGGATGCGCCCCATGGTGCGCGCCTTTGACGACGTCATGGCCCAGCTCGGCGATCCGCTGCGCCTCCCCCGCCGTCCCATCCGTCTCGCCCGCTTCGGCCTGCGCGCCCTGCGGCCCGCGCACTCGCTCGCCACCCACGCCTTCCGCGGGCCCCTGGCGCGCGCCCTCTTCGCTGGCTCCGCCGCGCACTCCTTCACCGCCCTGGAGAAGCCCTTCACCTCCGCCTTCGGGATTCTGTTGCTCGCCTCCGGCCACGCCGTGGGCTGGCCCTTCCCTCGCGGCGGTACGCAGAAGCTCGTGGACGCGCTCGTCAGCTACCTGCGCACGCTCGGCGGCGAGGTGGAGACGGGGCACCGCGTGCTCAACGTGGACGAGCTGCCCCGCTCGCGCGCCGTGCTGCTCGACGTGACGCCCCGGCAGCTCGTGAAGCTCGCCGGCCACCGGCTGCCTCCGTCCTACGTGGAGAAGCTCCAGCGCTTCCGCTACGGGCCCGGGGTCTTCAAGGTGGACTGGGCCCTCTCCGGCCCCATTCCCTGGCGAGCCCCCGCGTGTGCCCGCGCCGGCACCGTGCACCTCGGCGGCACCCTGGAGGAGATCTCCGCCAGCGAGGCCGCCGTCTCGCGCGGGGAGATTCCCGAGCGCCCCTACGTGCTGCTCGCCCAGCACACCCTCTTCGACACCAGCCGCGCCCCCGCGGGCCAGCACACCGGCTGGGCGTACTGCCACGTCCCCAACGGCTCCACCGAGGACATGACGGAGCGGATTGAAGCCCAGGTGGAGCGCAGCGCTCCCGGCTTCCGCGCGCGCATCCTCGCCCGGCACACGCGCTCGCCCGCGCAGTACGAGGCCTACAACCCCAACTTCATCGGCGGGGACATCTCCGGCGGCGCCATGGAGGGCTCGCAGCTCTTCGCCCGGCCCGTGGCGCGGCTCGTCCCCTACGCCACGCCGGACCCACGCCTCTTTCTGTGCTCGGCCTCCACGCCTCCGGGGCCTGGCGTGCACGGGCTGTGTGGCTTCCTCGCCGCCCGCGCGCTGCTCGCCAGCGAGGTGTGGCGCAAGGGGTGAGCGGCTTCTGCCTCAAGAGGCCCGGCGCCTGGAGCCCTCCACCGTCGGCGCGCGCGTCAACATGTAGAGCGCCGTCAGCACGGGGTGCAGGAACACGAGCGACCACAGCACCACGTCCACCGGGCCAAACTGGAGGCCCGCCTCCGTCAGCCGCACCCCCGCCGTCAGGGCCTTGAGGGGAAGCAGCAGCAGCGCGGCGATCAACCCCACCCGCGGGGCGCGCAGCGTGACGAGCCCGGCGAGCCCGATGGCCCCGCTGAGCACGAAGGGCAGCACTCCCCGCTCCGCGCCCACCCGCTCCGCGTGCACCCGCAGCAGCACGGAGTCCCGCAGCAGGTGGACGAAGCACGCCAGCAGCAGGCTGTAGGCCGCGCCCCTCACCCACGTCAGGGGGTGCCCCTGCGAGCCCGGCACCGGCCGTCCCTCGTGCTCGACGAGCAGCAGCTGCAAGCCTCCCTGGTGCAGCCTCACCCCGAGCCGGCTCCCATCCGGAAGGCCCCAGAGCTCGCCCTGCCGCAGCGCCTCCTTCCCCAGGCTCTGGCCCACCTGCACGCCGTCCACCGAGGCCCGCAGCTCCTCGTAGTGGCCTCGCCAGGAGAGCTCGAGCCGCTTGGGCCCGCCCTCCTCCAATCGGAAACGTCTCGTGCGCATGGGGTCCCCTGGATTTCCCAGCCATTATCACGGCCCGTGAATCCCGGTCTCCCTCCCCCGGAGGCCAACCCCTTGAAATCACGGCTTCTTTTATTTCATGGCCTTCCTGTTTTACCGGGGTTTTTCATTTTTTTGGGATGAGCGAGAATTCGAGGCCTCTTCCAGATAAGGACCCATGACTCCAGAATCCTCCCATCGCCCCGCGTCCCTCCCGGTGAATGACTCGGCCCGTCGAGGCCCGAGGATCGCGATCGCGCTCGGTGCCGTGGCCCTGCTGGCGGCGGTGGCGCTGCTCGCGCGTGGCTCGTCCGAGGAGGGCGGCAAGCCCGAGGCGCGCGAGGCCACGGCCTCCAACCCCCAGCCCACGGGCCCCGCCTCCGCGAAGGCCGGACACACCGGCCCGAGCGGACCCGCGCAGGCCGAGTCCAAGCCCAAGCAGTTCAACAGCACCGTCTGCTGGGAGGACCTGGAGCGCTTCAACGAGTCGGTGACGCTGGAGACGTTCCGCGACTGGGCCGGGCCGCTGCTGGCGGTGAAGGATCCCCTCGTCCTCGACTACCTCAAGGGCCGCCTGGCCGAGCTCATCGGCGATGACGCGGGCCGGGCCGGTGAAGTGCTCGACTGGGCGCTCGACGCCTCGCCCGCGGAGTTCAAGCTGTTCATGGGCGGCCTGCGGGGCTCCAAGGCCCTGCCCAAGATGGCCTCGCGGCTCACCGAGCTCGGGCTCGACGAGAAGCTGGACCTGGGGCGGCGCGCGGGCTTCCTGGACGAGCTGCAGCGCATGCCCCGGTTGGAGCCGGCGGCGCTCGACAAGCTGGCCGCCTTCGCGCAGGACGCCGCCTCGGGCGAGGCCGGCTGGGTCACCACGCGCGCCATCGGCCGGGTGATGAAGGAGGACTTCAAGAAGTCCGGCAACTTCAAGCCCTACCTCGACAAGCTCCTCACCATCGGCACCCGGTCGGCGGACGAGCAGGTGCGCTACCTCGCGCTCGAGATGGGGATGGACGCCGATGCGCCGCTCGACACGAAGGCCACGGAGCGGCTCGGCAAGCTGCTGGCCACCGAGGGCAGCGAGGACGTCCGCATGGTGGCCGCGCACGAGCTGTCCATGTCCGAGGACAAGGCCCAGGCGCTGGAGCTCTACGGCAAGAACTTCCAAATCGAGAAGGACCTCTGCGTGCGCTGGGCCCTGTTCCGCTTCGCGGCGCGCACCGCGGGCAAGGACGCGCTCCCGGTCATGGCGGACATGGCCATGACGGACCCGCGCTTCCAGGGCATCTACCAGGAGTTCGAGAAGCGCTACGCCAGCGGCATCGTCGACTTCGGCCGCATCTGGTTCTCCCTGCCCACGGACGATCCCTTCGGCTGCCTGGACCGCCACGAGGAATGAGCTCCGGAGCCCACCCATGACACGCGCCTTCCTTCGTATGAACGTGCTCCCCACCCTGACGCTCACCGTGTGCCTGCTCGCGCCGGCCCTGGCTTCCGCGCAGCAGTCCGCCTCGAGCGAGGCCCCCGCCCTCCAGCCCACGACGTGCTCGGTCGAGGGGCTGATGGACTCCATCCGCCGCGGGATGAATTCCAGGTCCGAGGCCTACAAGCTCTACCTGCGCACGCTGCTGCGCGAGTCCGCCGTCAACCTGCCGCGCGCCGAGCTCCAGGCCGCCTTCGAGCGCGAGTACGACCCCGTGATGGTGGAGCACCTGGCGGCGGCCCTGGTAGCGCGCACCGAGCGCGGCCTGGAGGACGATGCCTTCCAGGTGGTGGCGAAGCGGGCGCTGGAGGACCGGGACCCCGGCCTGCGCGCCGCCACGGTCCGCGCCATGCGCCGCACCGGCGCGCTGGGGCGCAGCGGGGAGATGTTCGAGCGCCTGGTGAGAGATCCCTCGCCCGAGGTGCGCATGGAAACGGCGACCAACCTCGTCGAGGACACCCATCACGTCTACGGCGGGCACCATGGCCCGGCGGCGGATACCGCGGTGTCGGCGGCCGCGGCCTCGGACGACCCGAAGGTGACGGCGAAGGTGCTCGGCCAGCTCATGACGGGGGAGATCAGCTCCGACTCGGCGCGCAAGCTCGAGAAGCTGCTGGGCAGCGACTCCGCCGAGGTCCGCGCCGCGGCGTCCACCGCGCTCGGCGGCGTGCCGGTGGCGGAGATGGCCAACGCCCGTCAGTCGCTGACCGGCATGTACCGCGACGAGAAGGACCCCACCGTCCGCAAGGCCATCCTCCAGAGCATCGCCCGGCTCGGCTTCTCCGGCGCGGTGCCCGAGCTCCAGCGGTTGCGCGCTGTCGACCCGAGCATGACGTCGGAGATCGACAGCTGGATTCGAGTCCTCAACATGAACCACCAGGATTGGAGCCTGATCCTGAGGGAGAAGCAGCGGCAGCAACAGGCTCGGTAGCCAACCCCCCCCCACTGGGGCCGGTCCACCGGTCCAGAGGAACAACGATGCGTAAGACGATGAAGACGACGCTGGCAGTCCTGGCTTCCCTGGCGTTCATCCCCGCGGCCGCGACCGCCGACGTCCGGGTCGGCTCGCCCTTCCCGGGCACGGTGACGGCCACCACGTACTACTCGAGCGGCTCGTTCCACGGCGCGGTGGACATCTCCAGCAGCGCCGCCTGCGGCTACTGGGGCGTGGAGACGGGCGCGTACGGCACCTACAGCTGGAACGTGACCATCCGCACCACCGGCACCGTGTGCTACGGCAGCGGCAGCGGCAACCAGAACGAGGTGAAGCACACCTTCGCCAACGACAAGGTCCTCCGCCAGTGGCACTTCCTCAAGACCGCCGCCTCGGTGGACAAGACGTGCGACCGCTGCCAGATCGGCGACGAGGGCGGCACGGGCAACGTCACCGGCCCCCACACCCACATGCAGGTCGACCGCTACGGCAGCAACCTCACCGGCTGGTACGACGGCACCACCACCAGGGGTGAGTTCCTCGACCGCGGCGAGACCGTCGGAATCATCGCCACGTAACCAGTAGTCACCAGGCCTGACCGGGCCTCGTGTGCACTGGGAGGCGCGCCTGTCCGGGGCCTCCCAGCCCGTCTCATCCCCCCCTTCTTCACAGCCATGACCCGGGCGGCAGGCACGGCCCGGGAGGACCCCGCCATGACTCGAACGATGAAGTCCCTGGGTGCGCTCGCCGCGCTGGCCGCGCTCGCTCCCGCCACGGCCCTCGCCGTGCGCAACGTCGGCGCCCCCCTGGCCGGCACCGTGGCGGCCACCACCTACTCCTCGAGCGGCGCGTACCACGGCGCCGTGGACATCGACGGCGGCACGTGTGGCACCACCCCCATCACCACGGGCGTCGCCGGCACGCTGGCGTGGAACGTCGTCATCAACACCGCGAGCACCCTCTGCTACACGGCCATGACCGGCGCGCAGAACGTGGCGAGACACACCTTCGCCGACGGCTTCACCTTCCGCCTGATGAACTTCAACCGGACGGCCCAGACGTTTGACCGCACGTGCGACCGCTGCAACATCGGCGCGGCCGGCGACGCGGGCATTCCCGCCAACTCCCTCCACCTGCAGCGCGACAAGTCCGGCACCAAGGACACCTCCTGGTACGCGGGCTACGCCACCGTGGGCGAGGCCCTCTCGCTGGGCGAGCTCGTGGGCGTGCTGGACTGAACCCCCTTCAAAGCCAGACCCCCGCCGTCCGTCTGTTTTCTGGGATGGCGTTGCAACCCAAGCCTCTTCTGAGTGATGTCCCCCCACGCGAGCCGGTCCCCCGGCTCGAAAGGAAGCACGATGCGTAACACGATGAAGATGACCCTGGCCGCTGCCCTGGCTTCCCTGGCGCTCGTCCCCGCCGCCGTGACGGCGCACACCGTCAAGTCGCCCTTCCCCGGCACCATCACCGCCACCACCTACTACCCGAGCGGCGGCTACCACGGCGCCATCGACGTCTCCAGCGGCCGCTGCAACTACTGGGGCGCCGAGACGGCCGTGGTGGGCTCCGTCTTCTGGAACGTGACCATCAACACCACCGGCATCGTCTGCAACGGCAACGGCTACGAGAACGCCAACATGGCGATCCACACCTGGGCGGACGGCTGGAAGTTCCACCAGAAGCACTTCATCAAGACCAGCGACTCGTACGACCGCACGTGCGACCGCTGCCAGGTGGGCAACGAGGGCGGCACCGGCCAGGCCACCGGCCCCCACGCCCACCTCATGCAGGAGAAGAACGGCACCAAGGACACCTCCTGGTACTCCGGCTACACCACCCAGGGTGAGGCCGTGGACCGCACCGAGACCCTCGGTGTCCTCGACTGAGCCACCCCCTCACACACCGGGGCCCCCTCGTGAGGAAGCACTCCCCACAGGGGGCCTCCGCTTTTCCGGGTATTCACTCTCTGTCATGAAAGCCCTGACAGTCTAAAATTCCCAAGAACTTACCAATTTATTCATTTTGTGAGATGGCGGCGAAGTCAGGGGTCTCTCTAGAGATGGAACCCCTCGCTTCGGGCTCACCGCCATGACTCCCACTTCTCCGCCGCCCTCCTCCTCTTCCCCGTCAGGCGCCTCCAGCCGGCGCAAGCCGTTGCTCGTGGCCGGAGCCGGCCTCGTGGCCCTGCTGGCCGGTGTGGCGCTGATCGGCCGCGGTGGGGAGGCGAAG
The sequence above is drawn from the Archangium gephyra genome and encodes:
- a CDS encoding SDR family NAD(P)-dependent oxidoreductase gives rise to the protein MARQDLKGKVAIVTGASSGVGWQAAVRLGEAGVKLCITARRAEALEKLRHELEAKGVECISVPGDVTVQEDVEQVVRECLTHYGRVDILVNDAAVQSYGFFDELPWEHLTRTFDINVFGFMRFARAVLPHFKAQGSGHILNVQSMLSKGSAPLLAAYSASKHATLGWAQCLEMELVGTGIQVSNVLVPSVATNMFAHAPTMFGLAPKPVPPTYDTDVAARAVVACALRPGRTVVPVFLGGRLLLWVNALLPKLGKALMGRFGARMQMKDEPITRPEGNLFHSVAQGVGPYGPVPPTPLWKRVSATAGLLALAGGVVLGVAGLARAAR
- a CDS encoding phytoene desaturase family protein, with product MSSMLDAVVVGAGPNGLAAAISLARAGRSVRVFEAGPTPGGGARSAELTLPGFVHDVCSAIHPLAAASPFFRQLPLGAHGLEWIHPDAPLAHPLDEGTAAVLERSLEATAQGLGPDAERYVKWMRPMVRAFDDVMAQLGDPLRLPRRPIRLARFGLRALRPAHSLATHAFRGPLARALFAGSAAHSFTALEKPFTSAFGILLLASGHAVGWPFPRGGTQKLVDALVSYLRTLGGEVETGHRVLNVDELPRSRAVLLDVTPRQLVKLAGHRLPPSYVEKLQRFRYGPGVFKVDWALSGPIPWRAPACARAGTVHLGGTLEEISASEAAVSRGEIPERPYVLLAQHTLFDTSRAPAGQHTGWAYCHVPNGSTEDMTERIEAQVERSAPGFRARILARHTRSPAQYEAYNPNFIGGDISGGAMEGSQLFARPVARLVPYATPDPRLFLCSASTPPGPGVHGLCGFLAARALLASEVWRKG
- a CDS encoding HEAT repeat domain-containing protein, producing MTRAFLRMNVLPTLTLTVCLLAPALASAQQSASSEAPALQPTTCSVEGLMDSIRRGMNSRSEAYKLYLRTLLRESAVNLPRAELQAAFEREYDPVMVEHLAAALVARTERGLEDDAFQVVAKRALEDRDPGLRAATVRAMRRTGALGRSGEMFERLVRDPSPEVRMETATNLVEDTHHVYGGHHGPAADTAVSAAAASDDPKVTAKVLGQLMTGEISSDSARKLEKLLGSDSAEVRAAASTALGGVPVAEMANARQSLTGMYRDEKDPTVRKAILQSIARLGFSGAVPELQRLRAVDPSMTSEIDSWIRVLNMNHQDWSLILREKQRQQQAR